The sequence AATGGAAACATTTCGAAAACATATTCTTGTGATTTTTTAAAATCTATATTTCTGTATATTTTAATCCAATTTATTTAAACTTTTGGGCTTGTGCTGTTTCTGGAAAAATCTGTGTCTACAATGAGTCTGTGTCATAGTAATCTCTCCAACCTGATGTTAAGGTTTTAAAATGTTTTGCAGAAGTTGTCTCTACAAAGCACTCCATGGATATATGCCTGACATGGACCTTCTCCGCGTCTCAGAAACATATGCCAACTTTTCTCCACTTACTCCCCTCTTGTGACAACAATGGAAATGTTAGCTGATGTGCCCCTGGTTGAGTCCGCCTTTGGGCCAGTGCAAGCTGGCAGTGTGCTGTCCTATCAACTTCACACAAAGACccgtgaaattgtgaaaattgcCGATGCCCCTTCTCCACTAATACTTCCGTTAAGATGGCAacaggcttcagtcttcccagtgtgCTTACGTCCTTAGCCATCAGGGGCAGTTCCAGGTCAAGGCATTAGAGACAACCTACGAGATGTCACACAAAGTTGAGGTTGCTACAAGGAGCAGAGCACCAGCCCGGAATGGCTTCAGCTCAGGAAAATGAGAATAACATCCTCTCGTTTCCAAGAGGTTTGCCATGTCCGGGAGAGACCTCAGCGGACAGCCTAGCTGAGCGGATGTTCAAGGGATCTGGTGTGCAGACCGTGGAGATGAAGAGGGGGCTAGCCATGGAGCCAGTGGCTGTACTACACTGAAGAATGTTAACTTTCTTTCCATGTGGCTTCGTAATGCACCCAGATGCTCCGTGGTTAGGATCCTCTCCAGATGGCATCATATTTGATCCCAGTGTGAGACCACACTTTGGACTCTTAGAGGTCAAGTGCCCAAATGTACAAAGTTATGTTGACTGCCTTTACCTgaggatacagaatggagagctgaagtTGAAGAGATTTCATGCTTACTACTGGCAGGTGCAAGGTCAAATTCTTCTCACAGGTTGTAGCTGGTGTGATCTGTCATCTGTGCACAGGAGGACATCCTAGTTGAAAGGATGTCTAAAGGTCTACAGGTTTCAAAAACTATAAGAGAGAAGGTTGAACACTTATTTTTACCACTACTTGCAGAAGTGTCTCTCGCACCTGAATGGATCCCCTGCATGGGTGCCAAGTTTAGTGGTTTCATGAAAAATAAGTATTGATGTTCTTGTGAAGAAACCTCAGTATAATATATTTTGTTTAAAATAATGTATTTCAGCAAATGTTCAATTGTTCAGTTAATCAGTACACATCTCTAACATTGTATACAGTCTTGCATTCTGGCTATTCTGTGTTCACTTGATTTCTTTCCCCCACCCCTAAACTCATTGCCTAATTAAAGCCAATACAAGCTCCACACAAACTGATATTCACtacaacacaaatgattgataCATGTCGTAGataaacaaattattattttgctACTACCAAATAAACACATGTACAGTAAGAAATAAATCCGGACTGCTTGAAGATCTCCTTGTCAATCACAGATCCAGCGATGACATAAAAGTGACAGCTCCATGTGGTGACATTCCCAACATGCCCTTAAAGGTACAGTGTGACTTGTAGGAAGTGTTAAGGGAattttatcaataatgactaattatgtatacatttcaatcagactaatcagaatactattatgttactgtatatgtactaatcagaatactattatgttactgtatatgtatgaattttctttctaATCCTAGTACCGAATAtaatgtgtaaatataatcaagaattagaacaatgactgtctgttccttggtaagaaatgaatgaactatatcgccagactggctagaatACTTATCTACACAGGCTGACCTTGGCTCTagacgatgtgggaaggcttgagaactatacaGCCTTTGTACCAGTGTCGAGAAGAGACGGAACAGTTTAAGCGATGCAGCgtaattttcagtttataaccctGTGATAAAATATATAATAGAGCAGTACTCACGAGAATAAAGCAgctggtgtcacgttctgacctttatttcctttgttttgtatttatttaatatgGTCATGGCGTGAGttggtgggcagtctatgtttgttttctaGGTTTtagggtatttctatgtttcggctagtatggttctcaatcagaggcaggtgtcattagttgtctctgattgagaatcatgcaTTAGCCCTACCTGAgtttcactgtgtgtgtttgtggtgattgttcctgtctctgtgttttgtaccagatagggctgtttttagttttccacgtttatttgttttgtagtgttcgtgtttttattaaacatgagtcaatataaccacgctcgGTTTGGTCGCCTCTACTTAACCACAGGAATACCGTTACAGCTGGTTGATTTCAaaagactggtctctgtccatttatACAAATAAGGTCTTACAGACTCTTATGAATTGacaagtgattcattttaattgGTATTAAAATAACcaaggaatttaattcctgtaacagggaaaacacctcactctgcagtAGTAGTGAAGATGTTGTCTGGCAGCGGAGTTCAGTGCAGTCGATCACTACCTGGGTGTCTGGATAGTCCTTGAACTCGGGTGGCAGGTGGGCTTTGATGGTTTCCCTGGGGATCCCATATCCGTGCTGATCCAAGCAGACCGTAGAAGAAGTTGGCCCAAGAGATGATAATCAGTCTCCCTGTCGATTGGTGGATGCTGAACCAATGGGCTAAATCCTTCTGCTTCCGACCCAGCGACAGATGAGTCATAAACAAGAACTCGTCGATTGATGGCGGCAGTGTCTGAATGTAAGAAAAATGTTTTAGTACAATATAGTCCTTATATTCGGTCCATAACAAAAAGTAAATCATGTTTTGAAATTACAGTAAGATCAAATAATATTCTAAGTATTTAATGAAGTTGTCACTTACCAGTTTTCTTCGAGTAACACTTGTTTCAGATGGATTGGTGCTTGTGACTTACATGGCTGGTCTCTGCTGTTTTCTCAGTCAAGTGAAAGGCCATCAGGTGGAGTAGGTGCAAATCTAAAGACAGACCCAGAGTATTTGAATACCAAAAAAGCTCATTACTATTATTGCCCATCTTCTCTGATCATCAAGTAGCACTAGACATGACCAAGCTGCTATTGTAGCCTGTTTTAATTGTTACTGCAATTCTACTGTAATTCATAGCAGCTATCATCACAGCAGTGAATTTGTTTTAAATGTTCCATTATTTAACCTGGAAGTGGACTAAGAACCAAATCTTATTTGCAGGGACTGACCTGGGAGCATTTTTGGGGGTTAACTGAAATCTAATGTAAagacaatatacagttgaagtcggaagtttacatacacttaggttaggtCATTGAAACTCGTTTTCAACCCTCCACAAATttctgttaacaaactatagttttggcaagtcagttaggacatctactgtgcatgacacaatacatttccaacaattgtttacagacagattatttcacctgctcactgtatcacaatgggTCAAGTttatacactaagttaactgtgccttttaaacagcttgatAAAATCAGAAAATGATTCATGGCTTTGAAGCTTCTGATagcctaattgacatcatttgagtcaattggaggtgcatcTGTGGAaatatttcaaggcttaccttcaaacctctttgcttgacttcatgggaaaatcaaaagaaatcagccaagatctcagaaaaacaaccgctcaggaaggaaacgcgttctgtgaacgtactttggtgtgaaacgtgtaaatcaatcccagaacaaacagcaaaggaccttgtgaagatgctcaaggaaacagttacaaaagtatctatatccacagtaaaccgagtcctatatcgacataacctgaaaggccgcccagcaaggaagatgccactgctccaaaaccgccataaaaagccagactacagtttgcaacgcacatggggacaaagatcgtactttttggagaaatgtcctctggtctgatgaatcaaaaatagaactgtttggccataatgaccattgttatgtttggaggaaaaggggcaGGCTTGCAaggcaaagaacaccatcccaaccgtgaagcacgagggtggcagcatcatgttgtgggagtgctttgatgcaggagggactggtgcacttcacaaaatagatggcatcgtgaggaaaggaaaattatgtggatatattgaagcaatatctcaaaacatcagtcaagaagttaaagcttggttgcaaatgggtcttgatgaccccaagcatacagccaaagttgtggcaaaatggcttaacgacaacaacgtcaaggtatttgtcacgccctggtcgaagtattttgtgtttttctttatgttttggtcaggccagggtgtgacatgggtttttgtatgtggtgtgtagcttagtgggattgtagcttagtggggtgttctgggagagtctatggctgtctgaagtggttctcaatcagaggcaggtgtttaccgttgtctctgattgggaaccatatttaggaagccatattctttggttgtattgtgggtgattgtcctgtgtgtcttgatgtccttgttagaggtttgtagacacatgtataggctgttttcggttttcgtttcatttattgttttgttgagtttgtgtgttgattcgtgttaagttgttttattaaacatggatcgaaatctacacgctgcagtttggtccgactctccttcaccagtagaaagccgttacagtattggagtggcaatcacaaagccctgaccttaatcctatagaacatttgtgggcagaacagaaaaagtgtgtgcaagctaGGAGGCCAACAAaactgactccgttacaccagctctgtcagcagaaatgggccaaaattcacccaacttgttgtggaaggctacctgaaatgtttgacccaagttaaataatttaaaggcaatgcaaccaaatactaattgagtgtatgtaaacttctgacccactaaaaatgtgatgaaagcaataaaagcttaaataaataatttctattattctgacattttgacattcttaaaataaagtgatgatcctaactgacctaagactgggaatttttactaggattaaatgtcaggaattgtgaaaaactgagtttaaatgtatttggctaaggtgtatgtaaacttcgcaCCAAAGCCGTGTTGGGCGGTCAGTTTCTCCAGCTTGGCTCGAAGCTCCTCAATTTCTCTTACGTGCTCATGATTTGCCATTAGGGCCGTGTCCAGGGCTGCGGGTTCAGGGGCTGCACAGTAATCACGTGTCTGGACCTGATCAGAGGTGGCACAGTCCCATAGGCAGCGCACCTTGTTCTTCATCCTCCTCAGTCGGAGCAGGAGGTTTCAGTCTTCTTTCCCAAACACCAGGTCTCTTTTCAATGTGCCAGTTCCATGAGAAGACTGTAGGAACAAAACCTCTTTTTAGGAATTGTCGCTCCCCAATTTTTCCTTCAACAAAGTCACTCTCATTAGCACCTCATTCGCGGGGCTGTAATTTAAACGTAGCCATTGCAAACTATTTCAGTCAGAAATGCATCAACAACAGTTAGATAGCTATCAAGCTAATGATAAAAACAATAGCAGAAATCGCTGCAGGAAGTCATCAACCCTGTAGGAAGTAAATTAGAACATTGGAGGCGGTATAATGCACAGAGCCTATTgattgtctcttctctcttctgtcaCGTGCTACATCCTGTTGTTATGTGAACGactggctgagccttggatacatcCAGTATTGCCCCAAACGCGCATTACTTGTTaacttacagccagtagtgatcatAACACCCCCACCCCCCTTGTTGAGGCTGGGCAGGGAGTGTTGAAGCCGGGCTTGGTGCTGCCCCTGTTGAGGCAGGGCTGGGGGTGTTAAAGCTGGGCCTAGGACTACCACTGTTGAAGCTGGGCTGAGGGTATTTAGTCTAGGCCTGTACAACCCCTGTTGAGACTGGGCTGAGCCTTTTGAGGCTGAGCTTGGTGTGTGGAGGCTGGTCCAGGTGCTGCCCCTGTTGAGGCTGGTGCTGGAGGCCCTGTTAGGCCCTGTGTGCTGGGGCCTAATTCTCTCCTGCCCTGAAGGGTGAAAGGAACCACTTactgcacatacagtacacatatatAGCAACACAAGAATATAGATGTAGAGAGTAAGCAGTACCTGAACATATAGAAGAGCAGGTAAGCACTCCGGGCTCTGGTCCTCAGCACAGTGGCTTCATTGGACATTGACACTTGGCTGTCGTTACAGCAGAACCAGTTTCCACTGGCATTCAAGATGTCACT comes from Oncorhynchus nerka isolate Pitt River unplaced genomic scaffold, Oner_Uvic_2.0 unplaced_scaffold_3628, whole genome shotgun sequence and encodes:
- the LOC135566709 gene encoding ubiquitin carboxyl-terminal hydrolase 37-like; amino-acid sequence: MITCVFLLKKQPVKSVNGYYQLTGVVSHLGGSANSGHYISDILNASGNWFCCNDSQVSMSNEATVLRTRARSAYLLFYMFRAGEN